The following are from one region of the Salmo trutta chromosome 20, fSalTru1.1, whole genome shotgun sequence genome:
- the LOC115155796 gene encoding atypical chemokine receptor 3, which yields MSSFDLVELLDTWEDLNLTGLLENGTRVEMVGCPTAFDRSALLHSMCILYIFIFVVGLAANGLVLWVNVRSQRTTSSSSPRHETHLYIAHLAAADLCVCVTLPVWVSSLAQHGHWPFGEVACKLTHLLFSVNLFSSIFFLACMSVDRYLSVTRPANSENGGRRRKLIRRSVCVGVWLLALVASLPDTYFLQAVRSSHGEVVLCRPVYPEEHSREWMVGVQLSFILLGFVLPFPVIALAYALLAQALSSSSCSSSAVEQDRRVSRRVILAYTVVFLGCWGPYHGVLLADALSLLGLVPLSCGLENALYVALHLTQCLSLLHCCFNPILYNFINRNYRYDLMKAFIFKYSTRTGLTRLIEQPHVSETEYSAVAVENPPQI from the coding sequence ATGAGCAGCTTTGATTTGGTTGAGCTGCTGGACACTTGGGAGGACCTGAACCTCACGGGCCTCCTGGAGAACGGGACGCGTGTGGAGATGGTCGGGTGTCCAACAGCGTTCGACCGCAGCGCCCTGCTCCACTCCATGTGCATCCTTTACATTTTCATCTTCGTGGTCGGTTTGGCCGCCAACGGCCTCGTCCTCTGGGTCAATGTCCGCTCCCAGCGCACCACCTCCAGCTCCTCCCCTCGCCACGAGACCCACCTCTACATCGCCCACCTGGCGGcggctgacctgtgtgtgtgcgtcacgCTGCCTGTGTGGGTGAGTTCCCTGGCGCAGCACGGCCACTGGCCCTTCGGCGAGGTGGCGTGTAAGCTCACCCACCTGCTCTTCTCCGTTAACCTCTTCAGCTCCATCTTCTTCCTGGCCTGCATGAGTGTCGACCGCTACCTGAGCGTGACGCGGCCCGCCAACAGTGAGAATGGGGGCCGACGCCGGAAGCTGATTCGCCGCAGCGTGTGCGTAGGGGTGTGGCTCCTGGCTCTGGTGGCCTCCCTGCCCGATACCTACTTCCTGCAGGCGGTGAGGTCATCACACGGGGAGGTAGTGCTGTGCAGGCCGGTGTACCCAGAGGAACACTCCAGGGAGTGGATGGTGGGAGTTCAGCTGAGCTTCATCCTGCTTGGTTTCGTTCTACCCTTCCCTGTCATCGCTCTGGCCTATGCCCTCCTGGCCcaagccctctcctcctcctcctgttcctcctcggCGGTGGAGCAGGATCGCCGTGTGAGTCGCAGGGTGATCCTGGCCTATACCGTGGTATTCCTGGGCTGCTGGGGGCCCTACCACGGAGTGCTCCTGGCCGATGCCCTCTCCCTGCTGGGCCTGGTTCCTCTGAGCTGTGGGCTGGAGAACGCCCTCTACGTGGCCCTGCACCTCACCCAGTGTCTGTCCCTGCTCCACTGCTGCTTTAACCCCATCCTCTACAACTTCATCAACAGGAACTATCGCTATGACCTGATGAAGGCCTTTATCTTTAAGTACTCAACACGTACAGGCCTGACCAGGCTCATAGAGCAGCCCCACGTCTCTGAGACAGAGTACTCTGCCGTCGCCGTGGAGAACCCACCACAGATCTGA